A stretch of the Streptomyces venezuelae genome encodes the following:
- a CDS encoding amidohydrolase family protein, which translates to MIIDSHVHAGELYRHYSAAFAEQMTATTGRPPEALSAPEAALLAEMDAAGVDHAFLLAFDVRRVEGFSVPNEFVADLCARHPGRFTGFASVDAGTPGAAAALRHAVTGLGLRGLKTAPCYLRMSPADRRWYEVYETAAELGIPVLVHTGYTPAKNADGRYFSPLLLEPVARDFPDLTLILAHLGTPWTGPCVELLARHPRLYADLSIFGSYRPPERVAEALAHARARGVLDRVLWGTDHPFAAMTDSVARMAALARDSSLWPPGADPLSPEEYRAVMGGTAARLMPTSHTSHTIRTNQE; encoded by the coding sequence ATGATCATCGACTCCCATGTCCACGCCGGGGAGCTGTACCGGCACTACTCGGCCGCCTTCGCCGAGCAGATGACGGCCACCACCGGCCGGCCCCCCGAGGCGCTGTCCGCGCCCGAGGCCGCGCTGCTCGCCGAGATGGACGCGGCCGGCGTGGACCACGCCTTCCTGCTGGCCTTCGACGTACGGCGCGTCGAGGGGTTCTCGGTGCCGAACGAGTTCGTGGCCGACCTGTGCGCCCGCCATCCGGGCCGCTTCACCGGCTTCGCCTCCGTGGACGCGGGCACCCCCGGCGCCGCCGCCGCGCTGCGCCACGCCGTCACCGGACTGGGACTGCGCGGCCTGAAAACCGCCCCCTGCTACCTGCGGATGTCACCCGCCGACCGCCGTTGGTACGAGGTCTACGAGACGGCGGCCGAGCTCGGCATCCCCGTACTGGTCCACACCGGCTACACCCCGGCGAAGAACGCCGACGGCCGCTACTTCTCCCCGCTGCTGCTGGAGCCGGTGGCCCGGGACTTCCCGGACCTGACACTGATCCTGGCCCATCTGGGCACACCGTGGACCGGACCCTGCGTGGAACTGCTCGCCCGCCACCCCCGCTTGTACGCCGACCTGTCGATCTTCGGCTCCTACCGGCCGCCCGAACGGGTCGCCGAGGCCCTGGCCCACGCCCGCGCGCGGGGCGTGCTCGACCGCGTGCTGTGGGGCACCGACCACCCCTTCGCCGCCATGACCGACTCCGTGGCCCGGATGGCCGCCCTGGCCCGCGACAGCAGCCTCTGGCCGCCCGGCGCCGATCCGCTGAGCCCCGAGGAGTACCGCGCCGTGATGGGCGGAACCGCCGCCCGCCTGATGCCCACGAGCCACACAAGCCACACGATCCGCACGAACCAGGAATGA
- a CDS encoding beta-galactosidase trimerization domain-containing protein: MAAGPVNAAAVGRIRLVDGVPHRDGRPFFSVGCNYHPSRTGCDYWREWDPQALDADFRAMAALGFNTVRFFVFWSDFEPEEGRYDPVMTERLRELARLAHRHGLLCLPSLLTIWMNGQLFDPPWRRGRDLWHDADMAERQRAFVHHIAASLHAEPNIFAYDLGDEVIHVDPAASATVDPAGARAWWALLANAVRAADPGTLVLQANEGSAVFGRHAFRPEHAEPLDLVGLHGFPVWTPFGIEAVSAPKATSYLPHLVRRGRAHAPVYVDEMGSYGCDEATAAGYLRAAAHSAFAAGAVGTAVWCWQDFTTERKPYALRPGERLVGLLDAAGRQKPAMAEYRAFARRVTTGELAGFRPLPAEVGIFLPERTAGPESGYLAGPEAASGAGETAAFVADLLLQQAHLPHEFLGRTGPEPGRHTLVVCPSVRQLSLADRRRLERYVEAGGVLLYTTGDLLGGAGDEHLFGIRIKDFTRRSADQDRIGWAGVDLPVEWPPGPIPVIDAAGAEVLAAYPGGAPALTRHRRGRGTAYYLNAPLEERLGAPYRLEEAPWHRLYAAIAEAHGIRPALSADDPRVETTVLERGPERCGVVINHAPLPVRTVLRRAGTAERLTLEAKGVHLVRWRTAAQAPAAAAPHDPEGIPA, from the coding sequence ATGGCAGCCGGCCCGGTGAACGCTGCCGCCGTGGGGCGCATCCGGCTCGTGGACGGGGTCCCGCACCGCGACGGTCGGCCCTTCTTCAGCGTGGGCTGCAACTACCACCCCTCCCGCACCGGTTGCGACTACTGGCGGGAATGGGACCCGCAGGCACTCGACGCCGACTTCCGCGCCATGGCCGCCCTCGGCTTCAACACCGTGCGGTTCTTTGTCTTCTGGTCCGACTTCGAGCCCGAGGAGGGCCGGTACGACCCGGTGATGACCGAGCGGCTGCGCGAACTGGCCCGCCTCGCACACCGGCACGGCCTGCTCTGCCTGCCCTCGCTGCTGACCATCTGGATGAACGGGCAGCTCTTCGACCCGCCCTGGCGGCGGGGCCGCGACCTGTGGCACGACGCGGACATGGCCGAGCGGCAGCGCGCCTTCGTGCACCACATCGCCGCGTCCCTGCATGCGGAGCCCAACATCTTCGCGTACGACCTCGGCGACGAGGTCATCCACGTCGACCCGGCCGCCTCCGCCACCGTGGACCCGGCCGGGGCCCGCGCCTGGTGGGCGCTGCTCGCCAACGCCGTACGCGCCGCGGACCCGGGCACCCTGGTGCTCCAGGCCAACGAGGGCTCCGCCGTGTTCGGACGGCACGCCTTCCGGCCCGAGCACGCCGAACCGCTCGACCTGGTCGGACTGCACGGCTTCCCGGTGTGGACCCCGTTCGGGATCGAGGCCGTCTCCGCCCCCAAGGCCACCTCCTACCTGCCCCACCTCGTCCGCCGCGGACGGGCCCACGCCCCGGTGTACGTGGACGAGATGGGCAGCTACGGGTGTGACGAGGCCACCGCCGCCGGCTATCTCCGCGCCGCCGCACACAGCGCCTTCGCCGCCGGGGCGGTCGGCACCGCCGTCTGGTGCTGGCAGGACTTCACCACCGAGCGCAAGCCGTACGCGCTGCGGCCCGGCGAACGCCTGGTCGGACTGCTGGACGCGGCCGGCCGCCAGAAGCCCGCCATGGCCGAGTACCGGGCCTTCGCCCGCCGGGTGACCACCGGCGAACTCGCGGGCTTCCGGCCGCTGCCCGCCGAGGTCGGGATCTTCCTGCCCGAGCGGACGGCCGGCCCCGAGTCCGGCTACCTGGCCGGCCCCGAAGCCGCATCAGGGGCCGGGGAGACCGCCGCGTTCGTGGCCGATCTGCTGCTCCAGCAGGCCCATCTGCCCCACGAGTTCCTGGGCCGCACCGGCCCCGAACCGGGCCGGCACACGCTGGTGGTCTGCCCCTCGGTACGGCAGCTGTCTCTCGCCGACCGGCGGCGCCTGGAACGGTACGTCGAGGCCGGCGGTGTCCTCCTGTACACCACCGGCGACCTGCTGGGCGGCGCCGGCGACGAGCACCTGTTCGGCATCCGGATCAAGGACTTCACCCGGCGCAGCGCCGACCAGGACCGGATCGGCTGGGCCGGCGTCGACCTCCCGGTCGAATGGCCGCCCGGACCCATCCCGGTGATCGACGCGGCCGGCGCCGAGGTCCTGGCCGCCTACCCGGGCGGCGCGCCCGCGCTGACCCGGCACCGGCGGGGCCGGGGCACCGCGTACTACCTGAACGCGCCGCTGGAGGAGCGGCTCGGCGCCCCGTACCGCCTCGAGGAGGCCCCCTGGCACCGGCTGTACGCCGCGATCGCCGAGGCACACGGCATCCGGCCCGCACTCAGCGCCGACGATCCCCGGGTGGAGACCACCGTGCTGGAACGCGGGCCGGAACGCTGCGGGGTGGTGATCAACCACGCCCCCCTGCCGGTACGGACGGTGCTGCGCCGGGCGGGTACGGCCGAGCGGCTCACCCTGGAGGCGAAGGGGGTGCACCTGGTGCGGTGGCGGACCGCCGCGCAGGCGCCTGCCGCCGCGGCCCCGCACGACCCGGAGGGCATCCCCGCATGA